In Pieris napi chromosome 2, ilPieNapi1.2, whole genome shotgun sequence, the following proteins share a genomic window:
- the LOC125059583 gene encoding uncharacterized protein LOC125059583, translating into MVKYLVILLACAAFVHGGYVKRCKAGDTKCAKESAQAAIPSFIAGIPEFGVHTLDPINIKKTDASSPNLNLVVSDYTFSGLKSCTPKKVKYDKEQSKVFLKLQCSGQLEGNYVMKGKLLFLPIEGKGPLHVTLNNAEFSIVLDIVDIEKNGVKYWDIKKWDMSYQLKGKSKVVFENLFNGNEVLAQAAIPVIEESGNEIILEVGSPIIHDGIKVIVEAVKNFFRNVPSSELVE; encoded by the exons ATGGTAAAATATTTGGTGATCCTTTTGGCCTGTGCTGCCTTCGTGCATGgag GTTACGTTAAAAGGTGCAAGGCAGGCGATACGAAATGCGCCAAAGAGTCAGCGCAGGCCGCGATACCGAGCTTTATAGCTGGAATCCCTGAATTTGGTGTGCACACCTTGGACCcgataaatataaagaaaaccgACGCCAGTTCACCTAATTTGAACCTCGTTGTTTCTGACTACACCTTCAGCGGGTTGAAGAGTTGTACTCCTAAAAAAGTCAA ATACGATAAGGAGCAGTCAAAAGTATTCCTGAAACTTCAATGCTCGGGTCAATTGGAAGGAAACTATGTAATGAAAGGAAAATTGCTGTTCCTGCCTATTGAAGGAAAAGGACCTCTTCATGTTACCCTTA ACAATGCTGAGTTCAGTATCGTTCTGGACATTGTTGATATTGAGAAAAATGGTGTTAAATATTGGGATATCAAGAAGTGGGATATGTCGTATCAACTTAAAGGAAAGAGCAAAGTAGTATTCGAAAATCTATTCAATGGAAATGAAGTACTTG CCCAAGCAGCAATACCAGTGATAGAAGAGAGCGGAAATGAAATTATTCTGGAAGTCGGCTCTCCTATCATCCACGATGGTATCAAAGTGATTGTCGAAGCAGTTAAAAATTTCTTCCGTAATGTACCAAGCAGTGAACTGGTTGAATAA